In Oceanobacillus sp. FSL K6-2867, one DNA window encodes the following:
- the rbsK gene encoding ribokinase yields MEAPKITIVGSINMDLMTSVPRIPEQGETLLANSFIVKPGGKGANQAVAAARLGADVTMIGKVGSDSFGIELREQLEKEGIDIQHVEVEHATSTGIANIILYENDNRIMVVPGANEYVTPKYVEQNKSQLLHSDLVLMQLEIPIETIVWCANFCFENNIPIIINPAPALDLPEEIWRKCKYITPNEEEAIKLFGTNIDDYEDSLITTLGSRGARYKDNIVPSFPTNVVDTTGVGDTFNGALATYIASGLDINDAILKANIAASLAIEKAGAQEGMPTWEQVEGRCTE; encoded by the coding sequence ATGGAAGCCCCAAAAATTACAATCGTTGGCAGTATTAATATGGATTTAATGACTTCTGTTCCGAGAATACCTGAACAGGGAGAAACATTGTTAGCAAACTCCTTTATTGTAAAGCCGGGAGGAAAAGGAGCAAATCAGGCAGTTGCGGCAGCGCGTCTTGGTGCCGATGTTACTATGATTGGGAAAGTAGGTAGCGATTCTTTCGGCATAGAATTACGTGAGCAACTTGAAAAAGAAGGCATTGATATCCAACATGTAGAAGTAGAGCATGCAACCAGTACTGGGATAGCCAACATTATTTTATATGAGAATGACAATCGTATTATGGTTGTCCCAGGAGCAAACGAATATGTAACACCAAAATATGTAGAGCAAAATAAAAGCCAACTTTTACATAGTGATTTGGTATTAATGCAGTTAGAAATTCCAATTGAAACCATTGTTTGGTGTGCGAATTTTTGTTTTGAAAATAATATCCCAATCATTATTAATCCGGCACCAGCGTTGGATTTACCTGAGGAAATCTGGAGAAAGTGTAAGTATATTACGCCAAATGAAGAGGAAGCAATTAAACTTTTTGGGACTAACATAGATGATTATGAAGATAGTTTAATTACCACCTTAGGGAGCAGAGGAGCCCGCTATAAAGATAATATTGTACCCAGCTTCCCCACAAATGTTGTGGATACAACCGGAGTCGGAGATACATTTAACGGGGCGCTGGCAACTTATATTGCTTCAGGTTTAGATATAAACGATGCTATCCTTAAAGCAAACATTGCTGCATCTTTAGCGATAGAAAAGGCAGGTGCCCAAGAGGGAATGCCTACTTGGGAACAGGTAGAGGGACGATGTACGGAATAG
- a CDS encoding endonuclease yields MQSNQKRILVAAVLLLASALFLIKPVTETFVNASSGDGSDSSPYTVTQAMANQDNSAKTVEGYIVGQPVSTTSVITSNFPNDYAFALADNPSATNIEEMIYVQIPSSFRTSFGLQSNPSLLGEKVKVTGTLTNYFSHAGIKNGTAFEQHQDGTQPPETDPDPEPETPSPDGYYDDTNGKSGEQLKSALHDIIDDHTEISYSDVWEALRETDEDPSNSNNVLLLYTGRSQGKNENGGNADDWNREHVWAKSHGDFGTSMGPGTDLHHLRPTDASVNSSRSNLDFDEGGNEHEEAAGNYYDSDSWEPRDSVKGDVARMIFYMDVRYEGDSGEPDLELNNEVNNGSAPYHGKLSVLLEWHEEDPVDDLERRRNDIIYNDYQHNRNPFIDHPEWVAEIWE; encoded by the coding sequence TTGCAAAGTAACCAAAAAAGAATACTGGTAGCTGCTGTATTATTGCTTGCGTCTGCACTATTTCTTATCAAACCAGTAACAGAAACTTTTGTGAATGCATCCTCAGGTGATGGATCAGACTCGTCTCCATACACAGTCACACAAGCGATGGCCAATCAAGATAATTCGGCTAAAACGGTTGAGGGATATATTGTTGGTCAACCAGTCTCCACAACTTCAGTCATCACAAGCAATTTCCCAAATGATTATGCTTTTGCCTTAGCTGACAATCCTTCTGCCACGAACATAGAAGAAATGATTTATGTTCAAATACCATCTTCATTCCGAACTTCATTTGGGCTGCAATCCAATCCTTCCTTATTAGGAGAGAAAGTAAAAGTAACTGGTACACTAACAAACTACTTTTCTCATGCTGGAATAAAGAACGGAACTGCTTTTGAACAACACCAGGACGGCACACAGCCACCAGAAACAGACCCAGATCCAGAGCCTGAAACTCCAAGCCCGGACGGCTATTATGATGATACAAACGGTAAATCAGGAGAACAATTAAAATCTGCTCTGCACGACATCATTGATGATCATACGGAAATTTCCTATTCTGATGTTTGGGAAGCACTGCGTGAAACAGATGAGGATCCAAGCAACTCGAACAATGTACTCCTTCTTTATACGGGACGTTCACAAGGGAAAAATGAGAACGGCGGAAATGCGGATGACTGGAATCGCGAACATGTTTGGGCAAAATCTCATGGAGATTTTGGTACATCAATGGGTCCTGGCACAGATCTCCATCATTTAAGACCAACAGATGCTTCCGTAAATAGTTCCAGAAGTAACCTCGACTTTGATGAAGGCGGCAATGAGCATGAAGAGGCAGCTGGCAACTATTATGACTCAGATTCCTGGGAACCAAGGGATAGTGTCAAAGGTGATGTGGCAAGAATGATTTTTTATATGGATGTACGTTATGAAGGTGATAGCGGTGAACCAGATTTAGAATTAAACAATGAGGTCAATAATGGATCTGCACCATATCATGGCAAACTGTCCGTATTGCTGGAATGGCATGAGGAAGATCCGGTTGATGATCTGGAAAGAAGAAGAAACGATATCATCTACAACGATTACCAGCATAACCGGAATCCATTTATTGATCATCCGGAATGGGTGGCTGAAATCTGGGAGTAA
- a CDS encoding LacI family DNA-binding transcriptional regulator codes for MDVTIKDIANVAGVSYSTVSKALNNSPLVKENTKRKIIKISQEMGYKPNFAARSLVSNQTKIIGLIWPTIERIVLSTLVTEISNQINKTSYSMILSVDPVQTSLETFRRFQVDGIILFEENNDEFDASRSAAILSYGVMGKDNHTYPIIDPNHEQAMHMAVEHLVMLGHTKIAYIGDLSSIDPMQIQKYKGFKKAIKQHGLCLDEDSLIDTEGLDWYNGYTATGKLFKMTNRPTAVVGGSYDISGGIIRAMKERKLHIPNDMSIISYDNVPQMANMEIPLTSIGVPIGELAAEIVKSIIKLVESEEMNSIDVYSNKMMPKLNLRSSCARPRL; via the coding sequence ATGGACGTTACAATTAAAGACATAGCTAATGTTGCAGGAGTTAGTTATTCTACTGTATCCAAGGCTTTAAATAATAGTCCTTTGGTAAAGGAAAATACGAAAAGAAAGATTATCAAAATTTCACAGGAAATGGGATATAAGCCAAACTTCGCTGCACGAAGCCTTGTATCAAACCAAACTAAAATCATCGGTCTGATTTGGCCGACCATTGAAAGGATTGTTTTATCAACTTTAGTAACCGAAATTAGTAACCAAATAAATAAAACTTCCTACTCAATGATTCTTTCTGTTGATCCGGTGCAAACTTCATTAGAAACCTTCAGACGTTTTCAAGTAGATGGAATTATACTATTTGAGGAAAATAACGATGAATTCGACGCTTCCCGGTCTGCCGCAATACTATCTTATGGTGTAATGGGTAAGGATAATCACACCTATCCGATAATCGATCCAAATCATGAACAAGCAATGCATATGGCTGTCGAACATTTAGTCATGTTGGGACATACAAAAATAGCTTATATTGGTGACTTATCTTCTATAGATCCCATGCAGATTCAGAAATATAAAGGGTTTAAAAAGGCAATCAAACAGCATGGTCTTTGCTTGGATGAGGATTCCCTAATAGATACAGAAGGACTTGACTGGTATAACGGATATACAGCTACAGGGAAATTATTCAAAATGACTAATCGCCCGACAGCGGTTGTAGGTGGAAGCTACGATATTAGTGGTGGAATCATCCGTGCGATGAAGGAAAGAAAGCTACATATCCCTAATGACATGTCCATTATTAGCTATGATAATGTTCCGCAGATGGCTAATATGGAAATCCCCTTAACATCAATTGGGGTACCAATTGGCGAATTAGCTGCAGAAATTGTAAAGTCCATTATTAAGCTTGTGGAATCTGAAGAAATGAATAGTATTGATGTCTATAGTAATAAAATGATGCCGAAATTAAATTTAAGAAGCTCCTGCGCCCGGCCGAGACTGTAG
- a CDS encoding C4-dicarboxylate TRAP transporter substrate-binding protein, producing MKGSKRWLIISILGTCILLLASCGEVQRSSGKGLDEEVIVVNIAHGNQPSEPIGQLAEKWKELAEEESNGRLKLNIYPSSQLGSEKDVVEQAIMGNNVIIFTGYDFLMDYVPDAGILTAPYLTDDFDQLLELTTTDWFGDLEGQLNTEGIEIVNTTTIYGERHLMTVDPVESPEDLKGRKIRVPNNSMYIKTFEAFGASPTPMPLSDTYTGMQQGLIDGAENPLPVLAGSKTNEVAKHLTLTEHTKIMSPWIAGTEFMDTLPEDIVEIIEQTGIEAAEYGREVMMEENEKVLEEFVAQGIEIHEVDLEPFKERAESVYTSFPEWTDGLYKTVQSLVEEQ from the coding sequence ATGAAAGGTAGTAAACGCTGGTTAATTATTAGTATCCTTGGAACCTGTATTCTTTTACTTGCATCCTGTGGCGAGGTACAACGCTCATCGGGAAAGGGGTTAGATGAAGAGGTGATTGTCGTAAATATTGCACATGGGAATCAGCCGAGTGAGCCTATTGGACAACTTGCTGAGAAGTGGAAGGAGTTAGCGGAAGAAGAGAGTAATGGAAGACTAAAGCTAAATATTTATCCAAGCTCACAACTGGGATCTGAAAAAGATGTTGTCGAGCAAGCGATCATGGGAAATAACGTTATTATTTTTACGGGATATGATTTCTTAATGGATTATGTTCCAGATGCGGGGATTTTAACTGCACCATATTTAACAGACGACTTCGATCAATTATTAGAACTGACTACTACGGATTGGTTCGGTGATCTGGAGGGTCAATTAAATACGGAAGGTATTGAAATCGTTAACACAACAACGATTTATGGGGAGAGACACCTCATGACAGTCGATCCAGTGGAGTCCCCAGAAGATTTGAAGGGGAGAAAGATTCGAGTTCCTAATAATAGTATGTATATAAAAACGTTTGAAGCTTTTGGTGCGTCACCAACACCAATGCCTTTGTCTGATACATATACAGGAATGCAGCAAGGGCTTATCGATGGAGCGGAGAATCCTTTGCCGGTATTAGCTGGTTCAAAAACAAATGAAGTTGCGAAACACTTAACATTGACTGAACACACAAAGATAATGAGTCCGTGGATTGCAGGTACAGAATTCATGGATACACTCCCTGAAGACATAGTAGAGATTATAGAACAAACAGGTATTGAAGCGGCGGAATATGGAAGAGAAGTGATGATGGAAGAGAATGAAAAGGTATTGGAGGAATTTGTTGCACAAGGGATAGAGATACATGAAGTAGATTTAGAACCATTTAAGGAAAGGGCTGAATCCGTCTATACATCATTTCCTGAATGGACAGATGGCCTATATAAAACTGTTCAATCATTAGTTGAGGAACAGTAA
- a CDS encoding TRAP transporter small permease, which yields MWKKWINNIDDFIASIALIGVISITIINVIFRYIFNMPILWAEEVSLALYVWFVFIGASSTMKRNGHIGIDYFVKRLPLSIQKVMKFIRMVVIYFVLGYVFMYLGSELAMQAGDKVTPTLRVSYIWIDVAVPLGGILIAYHFTRNIIKSFQHELPQKGDI from the coding sequence ATGTGGAAAAAATGGATCAATAATATAGACGACTTCATCGCTTCAATTGCGCTCATTGGAGTGATAAGCATCACCATTATCAATGTAATTTTTCGCTATATATTTAATATGCCAATTCTTTGGGCGGAAGAAGTATCGCTTGCTCTATATGTGTGGTTCGTCTTTATAGGAGCTAGCTCCACAATGAAAAGGAATGGACATATTGGGATTGATTACTTTGTGAAACGGCTGCCATTAAGTATACAAAAAGTAATGAAATTTATCCGAATGGTAGTAATTTATTTTGTGCTCGGCTATGTATTTATGTACTTAGGTTCAGAACTTGCTATGCAAGCAGGGGATAAGGTGACCCCGACCTTACGAGTAAGCTATATATGGATTGATGTTGCGGTACCTCTCGGCGGTATACTTATTGCTTACCATTTTACTAGAAACATAATCAAATCCTTTCAACATGAATTGCCGCAGAAAGGAGATATCTAA
- a CDS encoding TRAP transporter large permease, with amino-acid sequence MALTIMMISLLVLIFINVPVAFSIIASVAIYFIFANDFEGMVLIQRMISGLESVPLMAIIFFMASGILMNYTGITKRLLNFAEIITRPLPGALGQVNITLSVLMSGLSGSNIADASMQSKMLVPAMEQKGYDRAFSTALTATSSIITPIIPPGIALIMYGYVGNVSIGDLFMAGILPGITLAILLMIYVYFYAKKHNLETEKKEKATAKEFFSGLKDAILALFFPIIIIGGIRFGIFSATEAGAIAVLYALVIGLFVYREMSLKDLIKSIVETVHTGAGILLIIAAGTAFGWVLTLEQVPQMMAESITGFISTPALFFIMILLFLLIIGMFVEGNVAIIILTPLFLPMLAEYGIDPVHFGIFFILTLSIGTITPPVGTIMFVTSSITGTKIEDFIKASIPFIILLIIASLLIAFIPQISMFLPTIFE; translated from the coding sequence ATGGCTTTAACTATTATGATGATATCTTTATTGGTACTTATTTTTATTAATGTACCGGTCGCATTCTCGATTATCGCGAGTGTCGCCATTTACTTTATATTTGCTAATGACTTTGAAGGTATGGTGTTAATTCAAAGGATGATTAGTGGCTTAGAATCTGTCCCGTTAATGGCAATTATATTCTTTATGGCTTCCGGTATATTGATGAATTACACCGGTATAACGAAACGGTTGCTTAACTTTGCTGAAATTATCACGCGTCCATTGCCGGGGGCTTTGGGACAAGTAAATATAACGCTAAGTGTATTAATGAGTGGTCTTTCAGGGTCCAATATAGCAGATGCTTCGATGCAATCTAAAATGCTTGTTCCTGCTATGGAACAAAAAGGATATGATCGGGCATTCTCAACGGCATTAACAGCAACATCATCGATTATCACACCAATTATTCCACCAGGTATCGCTTTAATTATGTATGGATATGTCGGAAATGTATCCATTGGAGATCTATTTATGGCAGGTATTCTGCCGGGAATTACCTTGGCTATATTATTGATGATTTATGTTTATTTCTATGCAAAGAAACATAATCTGGAAACGGAAAAAAAGGAAAAGGCTACCGCTAAGGAGTTTTTCTCAGGATTAAAGGATGCTATTTTAGCATTATTTTTCCCAATCATTATTATCGGCGGGATTCGATTTGGAATATTTAGTGCTACAGAGGCCGGCGCGATTGCCGTTTTGTATGCCTTGGTGATAGGATTATTTGTCTACCGAGAGATGAGTTTAAAAGATTTAATAAAGTCGATTGTTGAAACGGTACATACAGGGGCAGGAATTCTATTAATAATTGCTGCAGGAACGGCATTTGGTTGGGTGCTCACATTGGAGCAGGTGCCACAAATGATGGCGGAGTCGATTACAGGCTTTATTTCTACACCAGCATTATTCTTTATCATGATTCTGCTGTTCTTATTGATTATTGGGATGTTTGTCGAAGGAAATGTCGCAATTATTATATTAACGCCGCTATTCCTTCCAATGTTGGCGGAATATGGGATTGATCCCGTTCATTTTGGTATATTCTTTATCCTTACATTGAGTATAGGTACAATCACCCCTCCTGTAGGAACGATTATGTTTGTTACGAGCTCAATTACAGGAACGAAGATTGAGGATTTCATTAAGGCAAGTATTCCATTCATTATCCTATTAATCATTGCGAGTCTATTAATTGCCTTTATTCCACAGATTTCTATGTTTTTACCAACAATTTTTGAATAG
- a CDS encoding tagaturonate reductase: MTEMKVLKRDILKSLPGSQPAGDHPIKALQIGDGNFIRSFIDWMVSDMNQKTDFNGSIATVQALPGDQTTQKINKQEGLFTLLLKGIRNGQSIEERHIIDSITKGFNPYTEWESLLKLVEEEQVSFLFSNTTEAGIVYHPEEFNPDQSPVSYPGKVTALLYHRYQTFKGDRDKGWTIIPCELIDNNGEALRHICVRKAADWGLPTEFIDWIDTACTFCNTLVDRIVPGFPANEAEKIYEELQYRDELLAVAEPYHLFVIESPAELETKLPLKQAGLNVHFDSIKPYRELKVKLLNGAHTMLAPIGILSGLDTVREGMQNQELFQFIDHALHEEVAITMDPQAKNASVNYMEQLYERFTNPYLHHKLIDISLNGYSKFKSRVWPSLYAYLQEYESLPKRLIFSFASLLYFYKGVNEEVGYSITDDEQTIAMFKRFYHFKDHSKEQLVVFIKRMIEEDFLEKEEELNELYEAIATDFMLIDQLGMQSALEKKRVGISNENNSMY; this comes from the coding sequence ATGACTGAAATGAAAGTGCTAAAAAGAGATATATTAAAAAGTTTACCAGGTTCACAGCCTGCAGGTGATCATCCTATAAAGGCACTACAAATTGGAGATGGGAACTTTATTCGCTCTTTCATTGATTGGATGGTCTCTGACATGAATCAAAAAACAGATTTCAATGGAAGTATTGCGACGGTACAAGCGCTTCCTGGGGATCAGACAACACAAAAGATAAATAAACAAGAGGGTCTATTTACCTTACTTTTAAAAGGAATTAGAAATGGTCAATCTATTGAAGAAAGACATATTATCGATTCTATTACGAAGGGTTTCAATCCTTATACAGAATGGGAGAGTCTGTTGAAGTTAGTCGAAGAAGAACAGGTTTCGTTCCTGTTCTCAAATACGACGGAGGCAGGTATTGTTTATCATCCAGAGGAATTTAATCCGGATCAAAGTCCAGTCTCATATCCAGGAAAAGTGACGGCTTTACTGTATCACCGGTACCAGACGTTTAAGGGAGACAGGGATAAGGGGTGGACAATCATTCCCTGTGAACTTATTGATAACAATGGAGAGGCATTACGGCATATTTGTGTTCGGAAAGCTGCGGATTGGGGGCTACCGACTGAATTTATTGATTGGATAGATACTGCTTGCACATTTTGTAATACACTCGTTGATCGGATTGTTCCTGGATTTCCAGCAAATGAGGCGGAGAAAATTTACGAAGAGCTTCAATATCGGGATGAATTACTGGCAGTAGCGGAACCGTACCATTTATTCGTTATCGAAAGTCCTGCTGAATTAGAAACGAAATTGCCTTTGAAACAGGCAGGATTGAATGTTCATTTCGACAGCATAAAGCCTTATCGGGAGTTAAAAGTCAAACTATTAAATGGTGCACATACGATGCTCGCGCCAATCGGGATTTTAAGCGGTCTGGATACTGTACGTGAAGGGATGCAGAATCAGGAATTATTCCAATTTATTGATCATGCATTGCACGAAGAAGTAGCCATTACGATGGATCCACAGGCAAAGAATGCAAGCGTAAATTATATGGAGCAACTATATGAGCGATTTACAAATCCGTACCTACATCATAAATTGATTGACATTAGCCTAAATGGATATTCGAAGTTCAAAAGCCGGGTGTGGCCAAGCCTATATGCATACCTGCAAGAATATGAGTCACTTCCGAAACGATTGATATTTTCATTTGCCTCCCTACTTTATTTTTACAAAGGAGTAAATGAGGAGGTTGGTTATAGCATTACCGATGATGAACAGACGATCGCGATGTTTAAAAGATTTTATCATTTCAAAGATCACTCAAAGGAACAATTGGTAGTTTTTATTAAAAGAATGATAGAAGAGGACTTTTTAGAAAAGGAAGAAGAATTGAATGAGCTTTACGAAGCAATTGCAACTGATTTTATGCTTATCGATCAGCTAGGTATGCAGTCAGCTTTAGAAAAAAAGAGAGTGGGGATAAGTAATGAAAACAATAGTATGTACTAA
- a CDS encoding zinc-binding alcohol dehydrogenase family protein yields the protein MKTIVCTKPNEMEIITKEKQHSIKENEVLIAIKRIGICGTDIHAYGGNQPFFEYPRVLGHELSGIVETVGANVESVKQGNIVTVIPYVNCGKCVACRNGRENCCTNMEVIGVHRDGGMTEYLAVPAEHIFVVSDLSLEEAAIVEPLSIGAHAVRRAEIKEGETVLIVGAGPIGMGAARFAKLAGATTVIMDLSEERLHACKEWADCDHAVVAGEAAYQELLDVNQGELPTVVIDATGNKHSMMSSFDYVSHSGKLIYVGLVKDTISFFDPDFHAKELTLMASRNATKEDFNYVIDCLSKGLVKDSYVTNHIEFDQVPSFFEAGSFTTNKTLIAIDK from the coding sequence ATGAAAACAATAGTATGTACTAAACCAAATGAAATGGAAATCATAACGAAGGAAAAGCAACATTCAATTAAAGAAAATGAGGTACTTATAGCCATTAAACGCATTGGAATTTGTGGGACAGATATTCATGCATATGGTGGAAATCAGCCGTTTTTTGAATACCCGCGTGTATTAGGTCATGAGCTTTCAGGAATCGTAGAAACGGTCGGAGCGAATGTGGAGTCTGTCAAACAGGGAAATATTGTAACCGTTATTCCATACGTAAATTGTGGAAAATGCGTCGCCTGCAGGAATGGAAGGGAAAATTGCTGCACAAATATGGAGGTAATTGGGGTTCATCGTGATGGGGGAATGACAGAATATCTAGCAGTCCCAGCGGAACATATCTTTGTAGTAAGTGATTTGTCTTTAGAAGAAGCGGCAATTGTTGAACCGTTAAGTATTGGTGCACATGCGGTAAGGAGAGCTGAAATAAAAGAGGGAGAAACTGTACTAATTGTCGGTGCCGGCCCGATTGGAATGGGTGCTGCCCGTTTTGCGAAATTGGCGGGCGCAACAACTGTCATTATGGATCTCAGTGAAGAACGATTACATGCTTGCAAGGAGTGGGCAGATTGCGATCATGCTGTGGTAGCTGGAGAAGCTGCCTATCAGGAACTTCTCGATGTGAATCAAGGAGAATTACCGACGGTTGTCATAGATGCAACCGGAAATAAGCATTCAATGATGAGTTCTTTTGATTATGTATCTCATAGTGGGAAACTGATTTATGTTGGACTTGTGAAAGATACGATTAGTTTCTTTGACCCTGATTTTCATGCGAAGGAATTGACATTAATGGCTAGTAGAAACGCAACAAAAGAAGATTTCAATTATGTTATTGACTGTTTATCCAAAGGGCTAGTCAAGGATTCCTATGTCACCAACCATATTGAATTTGATCAGGTACCGTCATTTTTTGAAGCAGGAAGTTTCACAACGAATAAAACATTAATTGCTATAGATAAGTGA
- a CDS encoding tagaturonate epimerase family protein — translation MEQLATVLKGLEAEDLDLNLSDVKVYKQSFTKYKNVSLVMIKESGEKKLLAVGEGELIDELYGEQVEGKGKVCPLIHENRLVLNQYFDYTVPKAFGKDIATMGLGDRLGLASPGHIETLRNRKIKPILAQQSIRELNLTNRTMTDIVDAASFAVFQEGYKGGFGADGDHLKEESDIEHALSIGMSMLTLDCSDYIDNHISSATPDEIRNAYMELPAETKDYYEKNYLNKTFDLTGISLTFDELELMKNVLVYGKAIGYMVHVYNTYINKEERDIDFEISIDETETITSPAEHFFVANELKLNQVDVTSLAPRFCGEFQKGIDYIGDIEQFEKELREHALIATYFGYKLSIHSGSDKFAVFPIIAKHTKGILHVKTAGTNWLEAVRVIANTKPDLYRRMHVFALENFEEALKYYHVTPDLESIRPLENVTDEQLPEYMNNDAARQVFHVTYGLLLTAKDDQGSYLFKDEFFQALDEQEDEYRTALVKHIGKHVDLLGF, via the coding sequence ATGGAACAATTAGCTACAGTGTTGAAAGGGTTAGAAGCAGAGGATTTAGACTTGAATTTATCGGATGTTAAAGTATACAAGCAATCCTTTACGAAATATAAGAATGTAAGTCTTGTAATGATCAAAGAATCAGGTGAGAAGAAGCTATTAGCTGTTGGTGAGGGAGAATTGATCGATGAGTTATACGGAGAACAGGTTGAGGGAAAAGGAAAGGTATGTCCACTTATACATGAAAATCGTTTAGTTCTCAATCAATACTTTGATTATACGGTACCAAAAGCATTTGGTAAGGATATTGCAACAATGGGATTAGGTGATCGCTTAGGTTTGGCTTCTCCCGGTCATATTGAAACACTAAGAAACCGGAAAATTAAGCCAATCCTTGCTCAACAAAGTATTCGGGAATTAAATCTCACGAATCGAACGATGACGGATATCGTTGATGCTGCTAGTTTTGCGGTTTTCCAAGAGGGTTATAAAGGCGGATTCGGTGCTGATGGAGATCACTTGAAGGAAGAATCCGATATCGAACATGCACTTTCAATCGGTATGTCAATGTTGACACTGGATTGCTCAGATTATATTGACAACCACATTTCAAGCGCAACTCCAGATGAAATTCGAAATGCGTATATGGAACTGCCAGCAGAAACAAAGGATTATTATGAGAAAAATTATTTAAATAAAACATTTGATCTAACTGGCATTTCACTCACATTTGACGAACTAGAATTGATGAAAAATGTGCTCGTTTATGGAAAGGCTATTGGTTACATGGTTCATGTTTATAATACGTATATTAACAAAGAAGAACGCGATATTGATTTTGAAATTTCTATTGATGAAACTGAAACAATTACATCACCAGCAGAACATTTCTTCGTTGCAAATGAATTAAAGTTAAATCAGGTGGATGTGACAAGTCTTGCACCAAGATTTTGTGGAGAATTTCAAAAGGGAATCGACTATATTGGTGATATCGAGCAGTTTGAAAAGGAACTCCGTGAACACGCTTTAATTGCAACTTACTTTGGCTACAAGCTTAGTATTCATTCAGGCAGCGATAAATTTGCGGTATTTCCAATTATTGCAAAGCATACGAAAGGGATCTTGCATGTTAAAACAGCCGGCACGAATTGGCTTGAAGCAGTTCGGGTAATTGCTAATACAAAGCCAGATTTATACAGAAGAATGCATGTCTTTGCACTTGAAAACTTTGAAGAGGCATTAAAGTATTATCATGTAACACCAGATCTAGAAAGCATTCGCCCACTTGAAAATGTGACAGATGAACAATTACCGGAATATATGAATAACGATGCGGCAAGGCAAGTGTTCCACGTTACATACGGCCTATTATTAACAGCAAAGGATGACCAAGGTTCTTACCTATTTAAAGATGAATTCTTTCAAGCGTTGGATGAACAAGAAGATGAGTACCGTACAGCATTAGTGAAGCATATAGGAAAACACGTGGATTTATTAGGGTTTTGA